One Chromobacterium paludis genomic window carries:
- a CDS encoding uracil-DNA glycosylase family protein, with amino-acid sequence MLRVASEARILLAGQAPGRQAHESGVPWRDASGDRLRDWLGADAATFYDPACFAIVPMGFCYPGSGRNGDLPPRAECRALWHARLLPLLSEVRLVLAVGEHAQAYHLAQRQKNLTLTVAAWRAYLPGAIPLPHPSPRNASWLRKNPWFEQELLPELRARVAAALPKPIA; translated from the coding sequence ATGCTGCGTGTCGCTTCGGAGGCGCGCATTCTGTTGGCGGGCCAGGCGCCGGGACGACAGGCCCATGAAAGCGGCGTGCCATGGCGCGACGCCAGCGGCGACCGTTTGCGCGATTGGCTGGGGGCGGATGCAGCAACGTTTTATGATCCGGCCTGTTTTGCCATCGTGCCCATGGGTTTTTGCTATCCGGGCAGCGGCCGCAACGGCGACTTGCCGCCCAGGGCGGAATGCCGGGCCTTGTGGCATGCGCGACTGCTGCCCCTATTGAGCGAAGTGCGCCTGGTGCTGGCGGTGGGCGAGCATGCGCAAGCCTATCACCTGGCGCAGCGGCAAAAGAATCTGACCCTGACGGTGGCCGCTTGGCGGGCGTATCTGCCCGGCGCGATTCCCTTGCCGCATCCAAGTCCGCGCAATGCCTCATGGCTGCGCAAGAACCCTTGGTTCGAGCAAGAGCTGTTGCCGGAGCTGCGCGCCAGGGTGGCGGCAGCCCTGCCAAAGCCGATTGCATGA